The Polyangiaceae bacterium genomic interval GAGCATACCGGAAGCTGCGTCAAGTGACGAGGATCCGGAGACTTGCGCAAAAAACTTGCGACGTCTGCAACCACGTCTGGGACAGCACGCTCGCGAAGCGCGCATGGGACGCGCGCTTCCCGAGGTTTTGTTCACGTTGGGGGGGCCGAGCCTCGCCGTGCTGCTTGCGCAAAAGCACGGCGAGGCTCGGCCCCCCCAAACCCCCCGAGGGACAAACTGAAGCCGGGTTCAATCGGGTGGTGCGGGGGCTGGACCTTTACATGGGCCGCGTGCTTTCAGAGCGTTTCGAGGTACGCGACGAGGTCGTCGATTTCCGCCGACGTGAGGTGCGAAATGACGCCGTGGTTGTCGCCACCGGTACATGCAGCGTTACCCGTGAAGCGGTCACGCAGCGTGGGAGCGCAGCCGTCGTGCATGTACGGCGCGCGGTCGGCAATGCCCATCAGCGTCGGGACCTGGAACTGTTTGCCCGTGCCGACGTCGGCAAACTGATTGTTCGTCAGTTTGGCGCCGTTGTGGCACGACCCGCAGGCAACCTTTTCGTCGTTGTAGATGGCCTTGCCACGCTCGACGGCCGCCGTGTCGACAGGCGCGGTGTGCGGAAGCTTGGGCACCGAGTCCATCCAGCGGGACACGAGCTTCGCTCGACGCGGATCCTGCTTGGTGCCTCCCATGCGATTGACGAACACCTCGCTCATGATGTGACCGACGTCGCGCATGTCGCCGTCCCAATGCAGCGGCGCCGTATCCGAAATGCCGCCGCGCAAGGTCTGGGTGCGTCGCGGCCCAATCGTTTGGAAGTCCCACGTACGCGCATCATCACCGCCGCCGGGATGGCACGACGCGCAGGCAATCGAGCTCGTCACGAACGTCTCGCCGAATGCGTCTCCTCGGCTGAGCGACGGGCTTTGGTGGAACAAGTCGTGCCCCGTGTCGCGACGGCTCTCGCCCGGAAGTGTGATGATGTCGTCGGTGCCCGGAAGGTAGAGCGCAGCGGGTTCGCGAAGCTGAACGACCGCGATTCCGCTCGACAAAAACGCTGCGGCAACGGGTTGGCCGGGAACGTCTTCCGTTGGCGGAGGCCCGCAGGGATCTTCCATTCCAGCCGGCGTGATGCCCGCAACGCTCGTGCGCACGATCGCGTTCGCACCAGCCGCAACGACGACCATTTGGCCCGTGGAAGAGACCGCAATGTCGACCGGCAGCGCCGTGCCCGGAATCGACGCATTGCCCGTCGCCGGAATGTCGATGGGCGACGCTTCGCCGCCGTCATTGACCTCGGTCACGGTCGTCTGGACGATGCCCTCATCGCAGCCGCCACCGCTGTAGCCGCCAGGCTCCGTGGTGATGACGGGGCCGGCCATGCCGCGCTGATGAATCATGAGCGCGCCGCCATTGGGGCGACCAACCATGCGCCAGGCAACGGCTGGTTGAAAATCGTTCTCCATACCCGTCAAGAAATTCAGCTTGCGGACCGTCGGCGGGGTTTGTCGTTGCCAAACCTTGCCCTCCGGGCCGATGACGAGAACTTCTGCGCTGCGAAGGCGGCTGACCAGGAGTTTGTCGCCCTGAACGACGACATCGCGAAGATCGCGGTCGAGCTTCACCGTGCGCGTGGGAGCCCCGCCGGCTGCCGGCATCGTCACGAGCTCACCGCCTGCACGCGACGTGAATGCGGTCGCCGGCAGCTTCGTAAACGATACCGCGTGGAGCGGCGCACACCTCGCGACGCTCCACGAGTTTGCCCGACGCGACGTCGACGGTGGCAACCGCGCCGCCCGCCATCAAGACCACATGGGCTCGGTCGCTTTCGTCGACGACCACACGACCAGGCTGATCGCCCGCTTCGAGCGCCACTGTCGCCTTCAATGCGGACGCGTGGACATCGACAATCCAGACGACGTCACGATCGGTATCCGCAGCGATCGCCGTGTTGCCGTCACGTGCAATGGCCAACGTGCCACCGTTGATGGGCGGCGGCGCGACGGCCGCGATGAAAATGTCCTCCTGGGGGACGATCGTGTCGGTACCTGAACAGCCGGCGGCAATGGAGCTGCCGGCAAGGGTGACGAGAAGCAATGCAAGCGCGCGTCGAGGATAGGTGGATCGCATGAGGCCTCCGCGGTCGGGCTTGGCAAAAATGAAGCCAAGCATCCATCATTGTCGCTTCTTTGTCTTTCGGCGCCAACTGGCCTTGGGACGCAGAATGTCCGCAACCCCAAAGGCCCGCTCCGAACGTCGTCCGCAGCGTTTCGTTCGCACTTTCGGCCGACCTCTTTGCGGCACGTGGAGCTCTCCTTCGCGGCTGCCCGGACCTGTGCCGCAAAGTGTGCCACTCGCAGCCGCCATGACGGGCGCGTCAGAGTCGATCGGCTGCGGCCACACTCACACCAGCTCGATGCGCTGATCGAGCAAGCCGCCCTGTACGTTCACGATGATCCGCTCCGGCGTGACTTCGATTCGTTCGAGAGCCACCGAGAGCAAAAATTTCGACGCGCTGAACGTTTCGTTCTTGCGAAAACGCAACTCCACCCCGCCATTGACGAGCGCGGCTTGCCCAGAAATGCGCTCCGGAACGACGAGGTTGAAACTCTTCAGCCGGATCGTCATGCGCGGCCCCAAGTTCATGAACGACGAAACACCCGCCTGCTGCTCGAAGGTCAATTCACCACGAGCTTCGAGCTGTTGTAATGCGGAAGGTTTGAGCTTTCCGCCGGCGGCGGCTTCGACGACCTGGGCAAGCGGGAGCCGGCCGCCGTCGCGTATGGCTGGGACGCACGAAGCGATCAAGTTCTCGATCGCTGGCTGCAAGTCGGGGCGTTTGTGCGTCTGAACCGGCATGACGAAATCTCCGCGCTTTCGGCAATGAATGCAGATGCATGGGCTGCGCCGACCTGATGCGTGTCCCACCTGTGCATTTTCGATGCGTCCAGGATGGTTCACGACATGATGCAAACCATGGCGTGGCGTGAATCCTTGCAAGATGTGTATCGAAAGGGCAAACAAACGCGCACGAAGTTTGGAGTTGCGTAATGCATGTCGCATGCACGCCAATGCATTCACATTAAATGGCTTGATATGCCCGGGCAAACCTGCCAAGCCCTGGCGCATGATTCGTACATCGATTCCTTCGCGCTTCGCCGCAATCGTGGGCGTCGCTGCTGGGGTTGCAGCGCTCTCCGTGGGCGAATCGGCATTTGCCGCGACCTATCAGGTTGGTCCGAGTAAACCATTCAAGCAATTGGGCGACGTCGCACCGCAGCTCGCTCCAGGAGACGTCGTCGAAGTCGATGGTGACGCAACGTATTCGAGTGTGTCACTCTCCAAAAATGGATCACCGCAGTCGAAAATTACCATTCGCGGGATCAAGAGAAATGGAAAGCGCCCCGTCATCAAGGGCGGCACCAATACCATCGCCATTCACGGCAGCCATTACGTCCTCGAAGGGCTCGACGTCACCGGCGGCAGCGCGCGGTGTGTCTTCCACCATGCGAACGACGTCACGGTGCGCGATACCGTCGTGCACGATTGCCCTGCGCACGGGATCCTCGGGGCGGACACCGAATCGGGATCGCTCACGCTCGATCGAGTCGAAGTGTATCGATCCGGCGAGGGAACTCGAAAACATCAAATCTATGTCGCGACGGACGAACGAATGTATCCCAATGCTGTCTTTCGCATGCAGCATAGCTACGTGCACGATAGCAATGGTGGAAACAGCGTAAAAAGCCGAGCCGGACGCAACGAGATCTATTACAACTGGATCGAGGGCGGGACCTACCACGAGCTCGAGCTTATCGGCTCGGAAGAATTTCCCACGAATCTCTTGCGCGAAGATTCGGATGTCGTCGGCAACGTCCTGCGGAAAACCAAAGGAGCGTTCGCCGTGCGTTTCGGCGGTGACGGGAGCGGCGAGACCAAAGGCCGTTATCGCTTCGTCAACAATACGGTCATCGCCGATGGCGGAACGAAGTACATATTCCGCTTGTTCGACGGGCTCGAAAGCGTCGAAATGCACAACAACGTGTTTGCCAGCGCTTCGGCGACTCCATTCACGCTCATTCGTGATGTGGAAGCAAAGTGGGCAAAAGGCCATCCCATCGTCACGGGATCGAACAACTGGGTTCCAACCGGCATGAAGACCCCCGCGCAATGGACCAAGACCATTGCGGGCAGTGATCCCGGGTTCGTCAATGCAAGCGCGCTCGACTATTCCCCGGCTTCCGGGAGTGCGCTGCGTAATGCTGGAAATAACTTTCCGTCGAGCTCGAGCGCGGCGCCTTTCCCGAATCCGCTGGCAACTGCATCATTCATTCCGCCGTCGCGAACGATTCAAGCGCCGCAGACGCGGGCAAATGATGGAGCCATCGACATTGGCGCGCTCGAAGTTGGCTCGAGACAGCAATCGAAGCGGGCTTTTTCGCTCGAAGAACAACTCGACGAAGACGAAATGAATTTGGCGGAAATGGAAGCGGCGCTCACCGATGCGTATGCCACGGGTGAACCGATGGCATGTTCGGTGGGCTCGGGACGCTCGAGAAGTCTCGCAGCGCCGACGGCGCTCGTGGGCTTTGCTGTGTTCGCTGCTCTGCGCCGCCGCAAGCGATCGCGACGCTGACTCGCGAGTCAAAATCAGCGATCATCTACCCAGCGTAACGCCGGCAAGCCATCGATGCTCACGGCGTTACGCAGCGCTACGAATTCGCAAAGATGCGCACGACCATCAAGGATTGCGTTTCGGGATCGATTTCAGCCCAAGCGGTGGCGCCTTTTACGTGAATGCTGATGCGGTATGGGTTATCGGCGCGGAGGCGTAAAATCTTGCCCTTGCCGGTTTCCGCTGCCGTATAGATTGCCTTGCAGATGGCTTCTGCGAGCCACGGATTCATGTTCCGGACTTGCGTCGTATTGGCAGGGTGCCACCTGACCGCGAATTTGTTCATGCAATCTGAGGGAGACCAGCGGCCGCGACGAACTCCTCATCGGTCAACCACTTGGTTGTGGTACGCACAATGTTATCGAATTCTGCGTTTTCTTCGTCCGAAATGGGAGCCAAAGGAGCGCTTTCGATGGCCGCGAGGAGGGGATGCACCGTGCTTCGTAGACGGACTCCGCTGTCCGAGCCGGGACTGGCGGCTTCTGGTCCAGGACTGGCAATGTCGGCTGTCAGCGCGTTGCTCTGTGCCATGGGTACATCCTTCGTGCGAGTCAGTTTTCTTGATGGCCATCGTCCTACGTGAGCGACGAATATGCAAGAAGAAAAACCAATTCTTCCTCAGCCTTCGTGCTGTCCACCCATCCCCGCTTGACTAACCACCACTGCGCCCATAAGTGACCGGCCGGTCAATATGCCTTCCCGAGCCCTCCGCATAGCCCTCGCCACCTCGACCCTCTTGCTCGTCGTCCCAGCCGTCGCCGACGAACCCAAGGAGCCGTTGCCCGCAGCTCCACCGGTTGCGGCTCCCACGCCACTGCCGGCGCCCGCTGCCGCACCGGATCGCATTGCCGAAGCGCTCGCACCGCAATCGGGAGGTTTGACCCCCAACGAAGTTGCTCGCATCGCCCTTCGCACCAGGCCTTCGCTCAAAGTGAAGCAAGCCGAGCTCAAAGCTGCGGCGGCGCGCGTCGATCAAGCGCTCTTGAACTTCGTTCCTCGTGTGAGCGGCGCCGCGAGTTACACCCGTTTGTCCGAGGTGCAGAACTCGCTTGGTACACAAACGGTTTTTGGCCTGAACACCGGAGATCCCGCAAATCCGTTCAATCCGAGCATTCCGACGGGGGGGCTCGTGAACGGCGCATGTCCCGCGCCTGCGCCGTCGTCATTCTCGTGTGTGCACGTGTTCGATGCGAGTGGCCGAGACCAAGGCACGCTTGCCGTGACGCAAGTGCCGTTCAATTTCCCGATATTGCTGAACGCGTATTCGTTCACCGCGCAGATCGCCGTTCCCGTTTCGGATTACCTGCTGCGCATTTCGCAGGGCTACGCGGCTGCATCGCGTGCGGAGAGCGCCAAGCGGATCGAGTTGCAAGCGGAGGGGCTACAAGTCGCTGCGGAGGCGAAGATCGCGTTTCTCAATTGGGTACGCGCCAAAGGCGCGGCCGTCGTCGCGGCGGAAGCCGTCACGCAGGCCGAGGCGCATCTCGTGGACGTGCGTCGTATCGTCGACGCAGGCCTCGCATCGAGAGCCGATCTCTTGCGCCTCGAAGCGCAAAAAGCATCCGCCGAGCAGCTTCGCACCGACGCCGGCGCGCTTGCCGATCTTGCCGAACAAAATCTCCGCATTTCGCTCGGTCTTCCCGCGGACAAACCCGTATCGATCGGGATCGACATTCTGCACGAAGCGGTAACGCCGAGCACGGCAACATTGTCGGCGCTCGAAGACGAAGCGCTTGCTCGCCGATTGGAAATCCGAGCGCTCGATGAAACCGAACACTCGCTGAAGTCGCTCGTGTCCATCGCGCGAGCCAACTACTTGCCTCGTCTCGATGCGTTCGCGAACGCGACGTATGCAAATCCGAACCAACGCATTTTTCCGCAGAGGGACGAATTCCGTTTCACGTGGGAAGCGGGCGTGCGTTTGTCCTGGACCGTGAACGATACGCTGTCGGCGCCGGCGATGGTGGCGGAAGCGAAAGCGCGGGTCGAGCAGATCAATGCGCAAAAGCAGCAACTTCTTCAAGGTCTGAGAATGGAAGTGGCCGCGGCGTATGCGGAGCTGAAGCGGGCCGAAGCGAACATCGAAGCGGCCGATCGAGGTCTTGCTGCAGCCGAAGAAACGCTCCGTGTGCAGTCGGAGCTGCTCCGCGCTGGGCGTGCGACGAGCGTGACGATCGTGGATGCCGAGGCGGAAGTGACGCGGGCACGCCTTCGTCGCGTGGATGCACGTGTGGGCATTCTCGTGGCAAAAACGCGGCTCGAGCATGCGACGGGACGTGACATACCCGCATCGTGATTCGTCCCAACGAACGGTTGCCCTCACGCACCGCTCGCGGTAGTGCACAGGCCCGCGCGTCGTTCCACGTCGCATCGAAAGGCCGCTCGACGCGCGTTTTGTCGCCTTTACCATGATCGAGCTCGTGCTCATCTTTGGCATCAGCCTGCTCGGGATCGCGTTCGCGGGATACCTCGCACGCTGGGTGATCGATTGTCCCGTCGGTGAAGGCGAGATGCCTCGCGTTGCGCTGCGCATTCGCCAAGCCGCCGAGCTCTTTTCGCGGCGCATGCGGGGAACCATCTTCGCCGTGTCCGCAGTGCTCGGCGGCGCCATCTTCCTGGCTTACGGTCTGGCACGACAAACAGGCGAGGCGACACCGCTACCGGCGCTCGAGCTCGGTGTGTGGCTCACCGTCTCGTTTGCGCTCGGCGTCGGCTCGTCCATCGTCGCCGGGCATGTGACGTCGTGGATTTCGGCGCGCGCGAACGTGCGCGCTGCGAGCGGCGCACGTAAATCTCTCGATCACGCTCTTCAGATCGCCATTCGTGGTGGGGCCGTTTCGGGCCTCTTCTCCGTGTCCCTCGGGATCTTCGGTCTTGGAGGTCTCTTCGCCGCCGTCTTCGCCGCCAAGGGAGGGTTTTCTCCCGAGCCGGCGGCTGCATTGCGCCTTGCTCCGCAGATCCCCTTCGTCATTTCCGGCTACGCGCTCGGGGCTGCGTTTGCAGCGCTCTTGGCCGAGCTTGCGGGCGGCACGTTCGCCAAAAGTGCCGATGTTGGAGCCGATCTGGCGGGCAAAGAGTGGGGTTTGCCCGAGGACGATGCGACAAACCCTGCAACCATCGCCGACCTGGCAGGTGATTGTGCCGGTGAATCCGCTGGCAAGGCATCGAGCCTGCTTGCATCGACCGTTGCCGAAAACCTTGGCGCGATGATGCTCGCGGCGGCGCTCTTTCGCAGCAACGAAGGCATCACGAGCGCCGTCTCGATCATGCTCTTTCCGCTCGTGACGCGCGCGCTCGGAGTCATGGCGGCCATGTTCGGCGTCATGGTCGTGCGTACCGACGATCGCGAAGATCCAGTGAACGCGATTGCTCGAGGTCTTTACGTCACGGCGCTGCTCTTTGCCGTCGGCACGGCCGGCGCATCGAAGTGGCTCCTTGGCGCACACTGGCTCCTGTTCTTCGGAGCTGCCGTGATCGGCATCGTCGCCGGCTTGCTCTTGCTGTTCGTTTTTCAGTACTACACCGAGTATCGGCACAGGCCCGTGCGTGAGATCGCCGAGGCTGCACGGATTGGGCCATCGCTGGCGCTATTGCGCGGCGTATCGGTTGGATTCGAGGCAGCGCTGGCACCGATCTTCATCGTTTCTGCGGCGGTCGCAGGAGCGCATTTCCTGGGTGCCCGCACGGGTTTGTCCGGGGGCGGCGTGTTCGGAATCGCCGTGGCCATGACGGGCACGCTTGGCACCTCGGCGTATGTGCTTGCTTCTCATGGCTTCGGTTCGATCATCGATAGCGCCAGCGGCATCGTGGAAATGACGATTGCGCGTGAGCGCCCGGATGTTCGAGGACGAACGGTGGTGCTCGATGCCGTGGGCAATACGGCGAAAGCATTGACGAAAGCGCACGCGAGTGTCGCAGCGGTGCTCGCGACGGCGATGCTCGTGT includes:
- a CDS encoding sodium/proton-translocating pyrophosphatase; this encodes MIELVLIFGISLLGIAFAGYLARWVIDCPVGEGEMPRVALRIRQAAELFSRRMRGTIFAVSAVLGGAIFLAYGLARQTGEATPLPALELGVWLTVSFALGVGSSIVAGHVTSWISARANVRAASGARKSLDHALQIAIRGGAVSGLFSVSLGIFGLGGLFAAVFAAKGGFSPEPAAALRLAPQIPFVISGYALGAAFAALLAELAGGTFAKSADVGADLAGKEWGLPEDDATNPATIADLAGDCAGESAGKASSLLASTVAENLGAMMLAAALFRSNEGITSAVSIMLFPLVTRALGVMAAMFGVMVVRTDDREDPVNAIARGLYVTALLFAVGTAGASKWLLGAHWLLFFGAAVIGIVAGLLLLFVFQYYTEYRHRPVREIAEAARIGPSLALLRGVSVGFEAALAPIFIVSAAVAGAHFLGARTGLSGGGVFGIAVAMTGTLGTSAYVLASHGFGSIIDSASGIVEMTIARERPDVRGRTVVLDAVGNTAKALTKAHASVAAVLATAMLVSAWMDEMQRRVLPARTADASSVISWGRPEVYLGAVVGVLLVLWFTSRSVSGVSRAARHMLEEARRQRSIGPANTPPDPVACVELGSRAALGQAIVPALVGAVVPILVGLGLRFAGTKDNPLAVADAVAALIMAATIAGVLGALLLGNAGGAWDNAKKYIVTGAHGGRYLVDETGARIDNPTYIAAVIGDTVGDPLKDAAGPAIHVLVKMLSVITIVFLPFFL
- a CDS encoding TolC family protein — protein: MPSRALRIALATSTLLLVVPAVADEPKEPLPAAPPVAAPTPLPAPAAAPDRIAEALAPQSGGLTPNEVARIALRTRPSLKVKQAELKAAAARVDQALLNFVPRVSGAASYTRLSEVQNSLGTQTVFGLNTGDPANPFNPSIPTGGLVNGACPAPAPSSFSCVHVFDASGRDQGTLAVTQVPFNFPILLNAYSFTAQIAVPVSDYLLRISQGYAAASRAESAKRIELQAEGLQVAAEAKIAFLNWVRAKGAAVVAAEAVTQAEAHLVDVRRIVDAGLASRADLLRLEAQKASAEQLRTDAGALADLAEQNLRISLGLPADKPVSIGIDILHEAVTPSTATLSALEDEALARRLEIRALDETEHSLKSLVSIARANYLPRLDAFANATYANPNQRIFPQRDEFRFTWEAGVRLSWTVNDTLSAPAMVAEAKARVEQINAQKQQLLQGLRMEVAAAYAELKRAEANIEAADRGLAAAEETLRVQSELLRAGRATSVTIVDAEAEVTRARLRRVDARVGILVAKTRLEHATGRDIPAS